CGGAACAGATCTCGCTGCAGGCCGATGCCGGCATGGGCTCCGACGTCTGCACCGTGCCCGCGACGGTCGAGGACGTGGTCTATCGCGGTTCGTTGACGGAAATCGTCGTGCGGATGGGCTCGGGCATGCCGATCGTCGTGCATCGCCAGAACGCCGATCTTCCGAGCGGGGACGATCTGCGGCCGGGGCAGACGGTCGTCGCGTCCTGGCCGACGGGAGCAGCGATGCTGTTCTGACCGCAGCGACCAGCGGCAGACGACCGAGTTCCAAACTACACGAAGAGCCGCCGGCAAGCGGCTGGGCTGCGCAGTCGGCGGAGGTGCGCATCATGATCGAGAGGCATCCGGGATACTGCACGCTGTGCCGGTCGCGCTGCGGCTCGATCACGCTCGTCGACGGCGATCGGATGGTCGGCGTCGAACCGCGCGCCGATCACCCGACCGGCGGCGCGCTCTGCGCCAAGGGGCGCGCCGCCCCGGAGATGGTCCATAGTCCGAAGCGTTTGCGCCGTCCCCTGCGCCGGCTGAGCGCGAAGGGCGAGATCCCGGTTCGCTGGGCGGAGATCGGCTGGGACGAGGCCCTCGACGAGATCGCGCAGCGCCTGCTGGCGATCCGCTCAGAATCCGGGGCGGAGGCCGTGGCCTTTGCGCTCACCACCTTCAGCGGTACGCCGATCGTCGACAGCTATGACTGGGTCGAGCGCTTCATCCGCTGCTTCGGGAGCCCCAACCTGATTTACGCGATCGAGGTCTGCGGTTGGCACAAGGATTATGCCCACGCGCTGACCTTCGGCCGGGGCCTCGGCGTGCCTGATTACGACAAGGCCGAGCTCATTCTGCTCTGGGGACATAATCCGGCGCGGACCTGGCTCGCCCAGGCCAGCCGCGTCGCCGAGGCGCGCCGGCGCGGCGCCAAGGTCGTCGTCGTCGATCCCAAGCCCGACGGGTCGGGCCAGCAGGCCGATCTCTGGATGCGGATCCGTCCGGGGGCGGATGGCGCGCTTGCGATGGGGGCCATCAGGCATCTGATCGAGACCCGCCGCTATGACGACGCCTTCGTGCGAAACTGGACCAACGGCCCCCTGCTCGTCGACGAGCGAACCGGTGCCTTCGTCAAGGCCGCCGAGGTCGTCGAAGGCGCCGGCGGCGACGCCTTTCTCGTGCTCCGCGCTGATGGCCGCGTCGAGCCCTACGATACGCGCGCGTGCCTGGCCGATGGGCTATCCGTGACGCTTCAAGGACGCATCCCGCTGACGACGCTGGACGGCCGGCATGTGACCGCCGCCACCGCCTTCACGCTTCTGTCCGAGCGGGCCAGGAGCTATTCGCCCGAGCGCGTCGCCGAGGTCACCTGGCTAGAGCCGTCGGACATCGCCGCCTTCTACGCCTTGCTAGAGGGCGCCCCTCGCCTCGCCTACTATACTTGGACGGGCGTCGGACAGCACACAAACGCCACCATGACCGAGCGGGCAATCGCTACGCTTGCTGCCCTGGTCGGCTCCTGCGATCGCGAAGGCGGCAATATCTGGACGGTGCCGCCACCGGCAAACGCCATCAATGACCTCTCGCTGCTGCCGCCCGGGCAACTCAAAAGGCGTTGGGACTGGCCGATCTGCCGCTCGGCCCTCCTGCCCATGGCTGGATCACCGCACGCGACTTCGCCGCGGCGGCGATCGAGAAGCGCCCCTACCCCGTCCGGGCGCTGATGAGCTTCGGCACCAACTTCGCCGTCTCGCAGATCGATACCAGCCGCAACCTCGCGGCACTGCATGCGCTCGAATTCCATGTCCATGCCGACATGTTCATGAACCCGACTGCCGAATGCGCCGATCTGGTCCTACCCGTCAGCATGCCCTGGGAGCGCGACGCACTGCGCATCGGCTTCGAGATAACGCAAACTGCGGCGGAAACCATCCAGTTCCGCAGGAGCATGCTGCCGCGCTTCGCCGAGAGCCGCGCCGACTACGAGATCGTCATGTCTCTGGCGACGCGCATGGGTTTCGGCGACCGTTTCTTCGGCGGGGATATCGCCGCCGGCTGGAATCATCAGCTCGCCCCGCTCGGCATCACCGTCAAGGATCTGCGCGACAGGCCGGATGGTATGCGGGTTCCGCAGCCTTTCTCGCATCGGAAATTCGCCAATGCAGACGAGAGCGGACGCGTGCGCGGCTTCAATACTCCGACCCGGCGCGTCGAGCTCTACTCCCAGCGCCTGCACGAGCACGGTCACGACGCCTTGCCGGATTTCGTCGAGCCACGGGACGGGCCGGCCTCCGGCGATGCCCTGCCTCTGGTGCTGACGACCGCCAAGAGCGGTTTCTTCGTCCACACCTCCCACCGCGCTATCGCCTCACTGCGCCGCAAGGCTCCCGATCCTTCGGTCGAGATCAGTCCGGACCTCGCGACCGCACGGGGCGTCATCACCGGCGACTGGATCCGGTTGCGCACGCGACATGGCGCGGCCCGGCTGCGCGTTCGCCTGAATGGGGCGCTCGACGCGCGCACGGTCGTCGCCGAGTTCGGCTGGTGGGAAGATTGCGAGCCGCTGGGGCGGGACGGGGGAGCCGTCGAGGGCGAGGACACCGTCAACGTCAACGCCGTCCTCAGCGACCTGCAGCGCGACCCGATCAGTGGTTCCGTGCCGCTGCGCGCGGTCACTTGCGACATCGAGGCCACCCCCGGCGTGAACCGGGGACGTTGGTCCGGCACCCGCCGGTTTCGCGTCGCAGACGCGCAGCCGGAAGGCTCGTCCGCCGTCACATTGTCGCTCGCTCCCTGCGACGAC
This sequence is a window from Bosea vestrisii. Protein-coding genes within it:
- a CDS encoding molybdopterin dinucleotide binding domain-containing protein, with translation MGLADLPLGPPAHGWITARDFAAAAIEKRPYPVRALMSFGTNFAVSQIDTSRNLAALHALEFHVHADMFMNPTAECADLVLPVSMPWERDALRIGFEITQTAAETIQFRRSMLPRFAESRADYEIVMSLATRMGFGDRFFGGDIAAGWNHQLAPLGITVKDLRDRPDGMRVPQPFSHRKFANADESGRVRGFNTPTRRVELYSQRLHEHGHDALPDFVEPRDGPASGDALPLVLTTAKSGFFVHTSHRAIASLRRKAPDPSVEISPDLATARGVITGDWIRLRTRHGAARLRVRLNGALDARTVVAEFGWWEDCEPLGRDGGAVEGEDTVNVNAVLSDLQRDPISGSVPLRAVTCDIEATPGVNRGRWSGTRRFRVADAQPEGSSAVTLSLAPCDDEGLPDFLPGQHVVLRLPGQSPARAYSLTGNARSPEELSLSVRWDSARPEQSVSLSRQVQSLRPGDEVLIEAPGGVFTIPVRSARPLILLANGIGITPFAGYLETIAQLHPQPEHPIHLLHGCRSGSEHPLADRLDELARAIPTLKRVTAYPGQGTQIAIPDVSSRTVGWISARSRKCWRRVHSPISAARRNSTTR
- a CDS encoding molybdopterin-dependent oxidoreductase, with product MIERHPGYCTLCRSRCGSITLVDGDRMVGVEPRADHPTGGALCAKGRAAPEMVHSPKRLRRPLRRLSAKGEIPVRWAEIGWDEALDEIAQRLLAIRSESGAEAVAFALTTFSGTPIVDSYDWVERFIRCFGSPNLIYAIEVCGWHKDYAHALTFGRGLGVPDYDKAELILLWGHNPARTWLAQASRVAEARRRGAKVVVVDPKPDGSGQQADLWMRIRPGADGALAMGAIRHLIETRRYDDAFVRNWTNGPLLVDERTGAFVKAAEVVEGAGGDAFLVLRADGRVEPYDTRACLADGLSVTLQGRIPLTTLDGRHVTAATAFTLLSERARSYSPERVAEVTWLEPSDIAAFYALLEGAPRLAYYTWTGVGQHTNATMTERAIATLAALVGSCDREGGNIWTVPPPANAINDLSLLPPGQLKRRWDWPICRSALLPMAGSPHATSPRRRSRSAPTPSGR